The Tistrella mobilis genome window below encodes:
- a CDS encoding DUF192 domain-containing protein: MLDQVLNRCRAGHRALLCLLIATMMLAANCAWAWPAVAARSWPSAVIQAQALPEQPLEPLAIRPAEGGKARMFRVEVARSHEARSMGLMFRSDLDADRGMLFVFPEGSQPTMWMRNTYVPLDMLFLDAEGVVVDIAADTVPLTDTPIGSKHAARAVLELNAGTARLLGIRPGDTVVHAEFPLD; encoded by the coding sequence ATGCTGGACCAGGTCCTGAACCGGTGCCGTGCCGGCCACCGGGCATTGCTCTGTCTGCTGATCGCAACCATGATGCTGGCCGCAAACTGCGCCTGGGCGTGGCCGGCGGTGGCGGCGAGATCATGGCCGAGCGCGGTGATCCAGGCTCAGGCCCTGCCGGAACAGCCGCTGGAGCCGCTGGCGATCCGTCCGGCCGAGGGCGGCAAGGCGCGCATGTTCCGGGTGGAGGTCGCCCGATCGCACGAGGCGCGATCCATGGGGCTGATGTTCCGCTCCGATCTCGATGCCGATCGCGGCATGCTGTTCGTCTTCCCCGAAGGCAGCCAGCCGACCATGTGGATGCGCAACACCTATGTGCCGCTCGACATGCTGTTTCTGGACGCCGAGGGTGTGGTGGTCGACATCGCGGCCGATACCGTGCCGCTGACCGACACGCCCATCGGCTCCAAGCATGCCGCACGTGCGGTGCTGGAACTGAATGCCGGCACCGCCCGGCTGCTCGGCATCCGGCCGGGCGACACGGTGGTGCATGCGGAATTCCCGCTAGACTGA
- a CDS encoding Hpt domain-containing protein, whose protein sequence is MEIFDLDQLRSYTLGDRDLEDEVFGLFEAGALDYLAALDAALGTGGEPWRRAAHGFKGSAANLGARALAAELAAAEPLATADAAARAAALHAIRHLFEHSRAVFHNRP, encoded by the coding sequence GTGGAGATCTTCGACCTCGACCAGCTCAGATCCTATACCCTCGGTGACCGGGATCTCGAAGACGAGGTCTTCGGCCTGTTCGAGGCGGGGGCGTTGGACTATCTGGCGGCGCTGGATGCGGCTCTCGGGACCGGCGGCGAGCCCTGGCGGCGCGCGGCCCATGGCTTCAAAGGCTCCGCCGCCAATCTGGGAGCCAGGGCGCTGGCCGCCGAACTGGCCGCGGCCGAGCCGCTGGCGACGGCCGATGCCGCCGCCCGGGCGGCGGCGCTGCATGCCATCCGCCATCTTTTCGAGCACAGCCGGGCAGTGTTCCACAATCGGCCGTAA
- a CDS encoding carbon-nitrogen hydrolase family protein produces MSGITPRPARGRSAPAPGPDRITVAAAAWQVARPESPGALEARLDQWLGQAVAGGAELAVFPEYGGIEAGPLSPRWRPGDLAADIDAASDMAGAWLDLHRRLARRHRIHLLTGSLPVRDPAHALPVNRCWLVAPDGSAAHQDKRMMTRFERESWGIGPGDARKVFDTALGTIGIAICYDAEFPLEVRDMVAAGAEIVLVPSCTDSAAGYHRVRVAAGARALEGQCFVIQSPTVGTADWSEAVDVNRGAAGIFAPPDRGLPDDGVVALGGMDQPGWTIATLDLGALRRVRADGQVLPLRHWDEQASAGRA; encoded by the coding sequence ATGAGCGGCATCACCCCGCGCCCCGCCCGCGGCCGCAGCGCCCCGGCCCCCGGCCCTGACCGGATCACCGTCGCCGCGGCCGCCTGGCAGGTTGCCCGGCCGGAAAGCCCGGGGGCGCTGGAAGCGCGTCTCGACCAGTGGCTCGGCCAGGCTGTGGCCGGGGGCGCAGAGCTTGCGGTCTTCCCGGAATATGGCGGCATAGAGGCAGGCCCGCTCTCGCCCCGCTGGCGACCCGGCGACCTTGCCGCCGATATCGATGCCGCCTCGGATATGGCCGGCGCCTGGCTGGACCTGCACCGCAGGCTTGCCCGCCGCCACCGGATCCATCTTCTGACCGGCAGCCTGCCGGTGCGCGACCCGGCCCATGCCCTGCCGGTCAATCGCTGCTGGCTGGTCGCCCCCGACGGCAGCGCGGCGCATCAGGACAAGCGGATGATGACCCGGTTCGAACGGGAAAGCTGGGGGATCGGTCCGGGCGATGCCCGGAAGGTCTTCGACACCGCCCTCGGCACGATCGGCATCGCCATCTGCTATGATGCGGAATTCCCGCTGGAGGTGCGCGACATGGTCGCGGCCGGCGCCGAAATCGTGCTGGTGCCAAGCTGCACCGACAGCGCCGCCGGCTATCACCGCGTGCGGGTCGCAGCCGGAGCACGGGCGCTGGAAGGCCAGTGCTTCGTGATCCAGTCGCCGACCGTCGGCACGGCCGACTGGTCGGAAGCGGTGGATGTAAACCGGGGAGCGGCTGGCATCTTCGCGCCGCCGGATCGCGGCCTGCCCGATGACGGGGTGGTGGCACTGGGCGGGATGGACCAGCCGGGCTGGACCATCGCCACGCTCGATCTTGGCGCACTCAGGCGGGTGCGGGCCGACGGACAGGTGCTGCCGCTCCGCCACTGGGACGAGCAGGCATCCGCCGGCCGGGCATGA
- a CDS encoding GNAT family N-acetyltransferase — MSSAIHIESLTGRALHDRLDDLAALRIAVFRDWPYLYDGNADYERRYLATYAEAEGSVIVAAIEAATGRVVGAATGLPMRHEPETLTGPMRQAGYDIDRLFYFGESVLLAPWRGTGIGVGFFNAREAHARALGPMTHACFCGVVRPDDHPRRPDGFVPLDGFWRRRGYEPVAGAVGDISWRDLDETAETPKPMQFWARAL, encoded by the coding sequence ATGTCCTCTGCGATCCATATCGAAAGCCTGACCGGCCGGGCGCTGCACGACCGGCTCGACGATCTGGCGGCGCTGCGCATCGCCGTGTTCCGCGACTGGCCCTATCTCTATGACGGCAACGCCGATTACGAGCGCCGCTATCTCGCCACCTATGCCGAGGCGGAAGGCAGCGTGATCGTGGCCGCGATCGAGGCGGCGACCGGCCGGGTGGTCGGCGCCGCCACCGGTCTGCCGATGCGCCACGAGCCCGAGACACTGACGGGCCCGATGCGGCAGGCGGGCTACGACATCGACCGGCTGTTCTATTTCGGCGAATCGGTGCTGCTTGCCCCCTGGCGCGGGACCGGCATCGGCGTCGGCTTCTTCAACGCCCGGGAAGCCCATGCCCGGGCGCTGGGCCCGATGACCCATGCCTGCTTCTGTGGCGTGGTCAGGCCCGACGACCATCCGCGCCGCCCCGACGGCTTCGTGCCGCTCGATGGTTTCTGGCGTCGCCGGGGCTATGAACCGGTGGCCGGCGCGGTTGGCGACATCTCGTGGCGCGATCTGGACGAGACGGCCGAGACACCCAAGCCCATGCAGTTCTGGGCCCGCGCGCTATGA
- a CDS encoding SMP-30/gluconolactonase/LRE family protein produces MSETPPITLLAEGLAFPEGPVAMPDGSVILVEIAAGRITRVMPDGRKLTVAEPGGGPNGAAIGPDGMLYICNNGGFAWAVEKGFTKPAGTPADWSGGRIERVDPETGKVEVLYTESDGRGLRGPNDIVFDDQGGFWFTDLGKTFHDRIDHGAIHYAKADGSLIRTAAWPVSNPNGIGLSPDGRTVYAAETTTGRLWAWTITGPGELAPQSWPEVDHPRLMGPAPGFRRYDSLAVEASGNICVASLRIGGIEVYAPDGPVIDFVPFDDPYTTNICFGGPDLKTAYITLSGTGRLVSVPWPRAGLRLAHG; encoded by the coding sequence ATGTCCGAGACACCCCCCATCACCCTGCTTGCCGAAGGCCTGGCTTTTCCCGAAGGGCCGGTCGCCATGCCCGACGGTTCGGTGATCCTGGTCGAGATCGCCGCCGGCCGCATCACCCGGGTGATGCCCGACGGCCGCAAGCTGACCGTGGCGGAACCCGGCGGCGGCCCCAACGGTGCCGCGATCGGCCCCGACGGCATGCTCTACATCTGCAACAATGGCGGTTTCGCATGGGCGGTCGAGAAGGGCTTCACCAAACCTGCGGGCACGCCGGCCGACTGGTCGGGTGGGCGGATCGAGCGGGTCGATCCTGAGACCGGCAAGGTCGAGGTGCTCTACACCGAAAGCGACGGCCGGGGCCTGCGCGGCCCCAACGACATCGTCTTCGACGACCAGGGCGGGTTCTGGTTCACCGATCTGGGCAAGACCTTCCACGACCGGATCGATCACGGTGCGATCCACTATGCCAAAGCCGACGGCTCGCTGATCCGCACCGCCGCCTGGCCGGTCAGCAACCCCAACGGCATCGGCCTCTCGCCCGACGGCCGCACGGTCTATGCCGCCGAGACCACCACCGGCCGGCTCTGGGCCTGGACCATCACCGGGCCGGGAGAGCTGGCGCCGCAGAGCTGGCCCGAGGTCGACCATCCGCGCCTGATGGGCCCGGCCCCCGGCTTCCGGCGCTATGACAGCCTGGCGGTGGAAGCCTCGGGCAATATCTGCGTCGCCTCGCTGCGCATCGGCGGCATCGAGGTCTATGCCCCCGACGGACCGGTGATCGATTTCGTGCCGTTCGACGACCCCTATACCACCAATATCTGCTTCGGCGGCCCCGACCTGAAAACCGCCTACATCACCCTCTCCGGCACCGGACGGCTGGTCAGCGTGCCCTGGCCGCGGGCGGGACTCAGACTGGCCCATGGTTGA